From the Anaeromyxobacter sp. genome, one window contains:
- a CDS encoding peptidoglycan DD-metalloendopeptidase family protein — MTSRAAWLAAAVGLTLTACPAPRRVVRPAAPPTAGGAGARPPAAGSPWPAGVIGAAPPGTGATAARPARPLPVPLAASEYHEEPEVVGVTHLVRRGETVYRIARAYGLDAADLLEVNGIVDPRQVSVGTELFVPGASRVVDVEETTGKVAGSNSTPTSTSTPTPTSTSTSTQASRLAWPLKGVLYGRYGVRAGRRHDGIDLAAPEGTPIGAAAAGTVIYAGEQAGYGSIVILRHPGGLVTLYAHCSEVLVEEGREVRRGEPVARVGQTGRTSGPHLHFEVRDGTRPRNPLLFLP, encoded by the coding sequence GTGACCTCGCGGGCGGCGTGGCTCGCCGCCGCCGTGGGGCTCACGCTCACGGCCTGCCCGGCGCCGCGCCGGGTGGTGCGCCCGGCGGCCCCACCCACCGCGGGGGGCGCCGGCGCCCGCCCGCCCGCCGCCGGCTCGCCCTGGCCGGCCGGGGTGATCGGCGCCGCGCCGCCGGGCACGGGCGCCACGGCGGCCAGGCCTGCCCGCCCCCTCCCGGTGCCGCTGGCGGCGTCCGAGTACCACGAGGAGCCGGAGGTGGTGGGCGTCACCCACCTGGTGCGGCGCGGCGAGACCGTCTACCGCATCGCCCGCGCCTACGGCCTCGACGCGGCCGACCTGCTCGAGGTGAACGGCATCGTCGATCCGCGCCAGGTGTCGGTGGGGACCGAGCTGTTCGTGCCCGGGGCGAGCCGGGTGGTGGACGTGGAGGAGACGACGGGGAAGGTGGCGGGCTCGAACTCGACTCCGACCTCGACCTCGACCCCGACGCCGACCTCGACCTCGACCTCGACCCAGGCCTCGCGCCTGGCCTGGCCGCTCAAGGGGGTCCTCTACGGCCGCTACGGCGTGCGGGCCGGGCGGCGCCACGACGGCATCGATCTCGCCGCGCCGGAGGGGACGCCCATCGGCGCGGCCGCCGCCGGCACCGTCATCTACGCCGGGGAGCAGGCCGGCTACGGCTCCATCGTCATCCTGCGGCACCCGGGCGGCCTGGTGACGCTCTACGCCCACTGCAGCGAGGTGCTGGTGGAGGAGGGGCGGGAGGTCCGGCGCGGCGAGCCGGTGGCCCGCGTCGGCCAGACCGGGCGGACCAGCGGCCCGCACCTGCACTTCGAGGTGCGCGACGGCACCCGGCCGCGCAACCCCTTGCTGTTCCTCCCATGA
- a CDS encoding adenine phosphoribosyltransferase produces MLDAVRAVIRDVPDFPKPGIVFKDITPVLSSGPLFRQVIDALVARWKDERIDKVVGIESRGFCFAAPLAYALGAGLTIVRKPGKLPWRTIREAYALEYGEAILELHEDAFHPGERVLVVDDVLATGGTAEAVGRLVDRQGARLVSYSFLVELGFLGGAQKLGDGLVHALLKY; encoded by the coding sequence ATGCTCGACGCCGTCCGCGCCGTCATCCGCGACGTCCCCGACTTCCCCAAGCCGGGCATCGTCTTCAAGGACATCACCCCGGTCCTCTCCAGCGGCCCGCTCTTCCGGCAGGTCATCGACGCCCTGGTGGCCCGCTGGAAGGACGAGCGCATCGACAAGGTGGTGGGCATCGAGTCGCGCGGCTTCTGCTTCGCCGCGCCGCTGGCCTACGCGCTGGGCGCCGGGCTCACCATCGTGCGCAAGCCGGGCAAGCTGCCGTGGCGCACCATCCGCGAGGCCTACGCCCTGGAGTACGGCGAGGCCATCCTCGAGCTGCACGAGGACGCCTTCCACCCGGGCGAGCGGGTGCTGGTGGTGGACGACGTCCTGGCCACCGGCGGCACCGCCGAGGCGGTCGGCCGGCTGGTGGATCGGCAGGGGGCCCGCCTGGTCTCCTACTCGTTCCTGGTGGAGCTGGGCTTCCTGGGCGGCGCCCAGAAGCTCGGCGACGGCCTGGTGCACGCGCTCCTGAAGTACTGA
- a CDS encoding SDR family oxidoreductase, whose amino-acid sequence MELGDLKVIVTGGAQGMGAHFVRRLHEAGARVAAGDVNEEGLAALPAGVERRRLDVTDEAGVADFVAWAAGRLGGLNALVNNAGIIRDGLLVKRDRQTGEITTLPRKDWDAVIGVNLTGATLMAREVVATMARAGTRPGVIVNISSVSRHGNRGQSNYVAAKAALAANTVTWAREFAQFGVRVGAVAPGMVETPMTQGMNQKARDGLVAAIPVGRIGLPEDIWRAVKFVLECDYFDGRCVDVDGGLVM is encoded by the coding sequence ATGGAGCTCGGGGACCTGAAGGTGATCGTGACCGGCGGCGCGCAGGGCATGGGCGCCCACTTCGTCAGGCGCCTGCACGAGGCCGGGGCCCGGGTGGCCGCCGGCGACGTCAACGAGGAGGGCCTGGCGGCGCTGCCGGCCGGGGTGGAGCGGCGGCGCCTCGACGTGACCGACGAGGCCGGGGTGGCCGACTTCGTGGCCTGGGCGGCCGGGCGGCTGGGCGGCCTGAACGCCCTGGTCAACAACGCCGGCATCATCCGCGACGGCCTGCTGGTGAAGCGCGACCGGCAGACCGGCGAGATCACCACCCTCCCCAGGAAGGACTGGGACGCCGTCATCGGCGTCAACCTGACCGGGGCCACCCTGATGGCCCGCGAGGTGGTGGCCACCATGGCCCGCGCCGGGACCCGGCCGGGCGTGATCGTCAACATCTCCTCGGTGTCCCGCCACGGCAACCGCGGCCAGTCGAACTACGTGGCCGCCAAGGCGGCGCTGGCCGCCAACACCGTGACCTGGGCCCGCGAGTTCGCCCAGTTCGGCGTGCGGGTGGGCGCGGTGGCCCCGGGCATGGTGGAGACCCCCATGACCCAGGGCATGAACCAGAAGGCGCGCGACGGCCTGGTGGCCGCCATCCCGGTGGGGCGCATCGGCCTGCCGGAGGACATCTGGCGGGCCGTGAAGTTCGTGCTGGAGTGCGACTACTTCGACGGGCGCTGCGTCGACGTGGACGGCGGCCTGGTCATGTGA
- a CDS encoding TetR/AcrR family transcriptional regulator, producing MNRNSTLAAPPPRPPTRRGQATRLRLVEAAEVVFGEKGFERASIADITRQAGVALGTFYVYFADKQALLVEVVDGLGARLKAELAAAIGGLDDRLEVEREGLRAFFAFTARHRQLYRVVRQSEFVDEACFQRYYRGFAAPYTQALRAAQRKGQVRPLDPEALAYALMGMADFLGMRFVLWGKGKDMEQVLDTAAALVRHGMAAPGHGGDPAAAGPARRHATPARARATARAPRRAAPGRAP from the coding sequence ATGAATCGGAATTCAACTCTCGCCGCTCCGCCCCCCCGCCCGCCCACCCGGCGCGGCCAGGCCACCCGCCTGCGGCTGGTGGAGGCGGCCGAGGTGGTCTTCGGCGAGAAGGGGTTCGAGCGGGCCTCCATCGCCGACATCACCCGCCAGGCCGGCGTGGCGCTCGGCACCTTCTACGTCTACTTCGCCGACAAGCAGGCGCTGCTGGTGGAGGTGGTGGACGGCCTGGGGGCGCGGCTCAAGGCCGAGCTGGCCGCCGCCATCGGCGGCCTGGACGACCGCCTCGAGGTGGAGCGGGAGGGGCTGCGGGCCTTCTTCGCCTTCACGGCGCGCCACCGCCAGCTCTACCGGGTGGTGCGCCAGTCGGAGTTCGTCGACGAGGCCTGCTTCCAGCGCTACTACCGCGGCTTCGCGGCGCCCTACACCCAGGCGCTGCGCGCCGCCCAGCGGAAGGGCCAGGTGCGCCCGCTCGACCCGGAGGCGCTGGCCTACGCGCTGATGGGCATGGCCGACTTCCTGGGCATGCGCTTCGTGCTGTGGGGGAAGGGCAAGGACATGGAGCAGGTGCTCGACACCGCGGCGGCGCTGGTGCGCCACGGCATGGCCGCGCCCGGCCACGGGGGCGACCCGGCCGCGGCCGGCCCGGCCCGCCGCCACGCCACCCCGGCCAGGGCCAGGGCCACGGCCCGGGCGCCCCGGCGCGCCGCCCCCGGGCGGGCGCCATGA
- a CDS encoding ketoacyl-ACP synthase III, translated as MRRARILSTGRYVPERVVTNAELEVRLGQPVDQWLRENVGIERRHVMADDQVTSDLCLEAARDALARAGLGPEDLDLIVVATDTPDQPSPATATVLQHKLGARHAGTYDLNCACAGFVTALDVAAKTIMADEAYRHVLVVGAYGMTRFVDWTDKKTCTLFADGAGAVVLGAGDSPGFLGARLEAHGEYHDALGIYTGGTLHPATPERVAAEGRPAVRFVRKFPSTFNTERWPALLRTVLARCDLEVDDVSLFVFTQLNLRTIEATMAAMGQPMSKTHWTMDKWGYTGSACIPMTLDDAVRLGRVRAGDLVALCASGGGLAMATALVRWTA; from the coding sequence ATGAGGCGGGCCCGCATCCTCTCCACCGGGCGCTACGTCCCGGAGCGCGTCGTCACCAACGCCGAGCTGGAGGTCCGGCTGGGCCAGCCGGTGGACCAGTGGCTGCGCGAGAACGTCGGCATCGAGCGGCGCCACGTCATGGCCGACGACCAGGTGACCAGCGACCTGTGCCTGGAGGCGGCCCGCGACGCCCTGGCCCGGGCCGGCCTGGGCCCCGAGGACCTCGACCTGATCGTGGTGGCCACCGACACCCCGGACCAGCCCAGCCCGGCCACCGCCACCGTGCTGCAGCACAAGCTGGGCGCCCGCCACGCCGGCACCTACGACCTCAACTGCGCCTGCGCCGGCTTCGTCACGGCGCTCGACGTGGCCGCCAAGACCATCATGGCGGACGAGGCCTACCGCCACGTGCTGGTGGTGGGCGCCTACGGCATGACCCGCTTCGTCGACTGGACCGACAAGAAGACCTGCACCCTCTTCGCCGACGGCGCCGGGGCGGTGGTGCTGGGGGCGGGCGACTCGCCCGGCTTCCTGGGCGCCAGGCTGGAGGCCCACGGCGAGTACCACGACGCGCTCGGCATCTACACCGGCGGCACCCTGCACCCGGCCACGCCGGAGCGGGTGGCCGCCGAGGGGCGCCCGGCGGTGCGCTTCGTCCGCAAGTTCCCGTCCACCTTCAACACCGAGCGCTGGCCGGCCCTGCTGCGCACCGTGCTGGCGCGGTGCGACCTCGAGGTGGACGACGTCTCGCTCTTCGTCTTCACGCAGCTCAACCTGCGCACCATCGAGGCCACCATGGCGGCCATGGGGCAGCCCATGTCGAAGACCCACTGGACCATGGACAAGTGGGGCTACACCGGCAGCGCCTGCATCCCCATGACCCTCGACGACGCCGTGCGCCTCGGCCGGGTCCGGGCGGGCGACCTGGTGGCGCTGTGCGCCAGCGGCGGCGGCCTGGCCATGGCCACGGCGCTCGTCCGCTGGACCGCCTGA